In a genomic window of Agrobacterium tumefaciens:
- a CDS encoding alpha/beta hydrolase: MSALVIFLHGVGSRGADLAGLGGMWGPQLSDTAFAAPDAPFAFDQGGPGRQWFSVRGVTEADRPQRVADAREAFDQTIRAIIETHGLAGRLERVALVGFSQGSIMALDAVASGRWPVGAVVAFSGRLASPEPLAPATGTKVLLVHGDADPVIPAQESAQAEATLQTAGVDARHQRLRGLGHTISAEGAAIAGKFLDDVFGAVAVSE, encoded by the coding sequence ATGAGCGCACTCGTTATTTTTCTCCATGGAGTAGGCAGCCGCGGCGCGGATCTAGCTGGGCTCGGCGGTATGTGGGGGCCGCAACTGTCGGATACGGCCTTCGCCGCTCCGGACGCCCCCTTCGCATTCGATCAGGGTGGGCCTGGCCGGCAATGGTTCAGCGTACGTGGCGTGACCGAGGCCGATCGCCCGCAACGGGTGGCCGATGCGCGCGAGGCCTTCGATCAGACCATCCGAGCGATTATAGAGACGCATGGCCTTGCCGGACGTCTCGAGCGCGTCGCGCTTGTGGGATTCTCGCAAGGGTCGATCATGGCGCTGGACGCCGTCGCCTCCGGTCGCTGGCCGGTTGGAGCGGTGGTTGCCTTTTCCGGACGCCTGGCCTCGCCCGAGCCTTTGGCGCCCGCGACCGGCACGAAAGTGTTGCTTGTCCACGGTGACGCCGATCCGGTGATCCCGGCGCAGGAATCCGCTCAGGCGGAGGCAACCCTTCAGACCGCCGGTGTCGATGCCCGCCATCAAAGACTTCGGGGACTCGGCCACACGATCTCTGCCGAGGGGGCCGCAATCGCCGGCAAATTCCTCGACGATGTTTTCGGTGCAGTTGCAGTCTCGGAGTGA
- a CDS encoding isochorismatase family protein — protein MTDTRPADIVSPISDSVLPNRVSAAEARAAGRYGHDKPTAENSILLLVDHQIGLMAGMRDTTSLAELKSNVVGLARTAKALGIPTLITSSNAQWQNGDNLPEIKELFSDQPIYRRTGIINCYEDPTFRKALEDLVEKTGRRHIIVAGVTIGTCCALPTLSMLNDGYAVFPVVDASGAWNRYEADAAMSRMANAGAELVSTFALACELQADWKSPTANAMLEPFVQNLSEYGFVLQNFWNNANGHTVSDPFGMVK, from the coding sequence ATGACTGACACCCGCCCCGCCGATATCGTCAGCCCGATCAGCGACAGCGTGTTGCCAAATCGTGTTTCCGCAGCCGAGGCTCGCGCTGCAGGCCGCTATGGCCATGACAAGCCGACGGCCGAAAACAGCATCCTGCTGCTGGTCGATCACCAGATCGGACTGATGGCCGGCATGCGCGATACCACCTCGCTTGCCGAACTCAAGAGCAATGTCGTCGGTCTCGCCCGCACGGCGAAGGCTCTCGGTATCCCGACGCTTATCACGTCATCCAATGCGCAGTGGCAGAACGGAGACAACCTGCCCGAGATCAAGGAGCTGTTTTCCGACCAGCCGATCTATCGCCGCACCGGCATCATCAACTGCTACGAGGACCCGACCTTCCGCAAGGCGCTGGAGGATCTGGTCGAGAAGACCGGCCGCCGCCACATCATCGTCGCGGGCGTGACCATCGGCACATGCTGCGCACTACCGACTCTGTCGATGCTCAACGATGGCTACGCCGTCTTTCCGGTCGTAGATGCCTCCGGTGCCTGGAACCGCTATGAGGCCGATGCTGCAATGTCGCGCATGGCGAATGCCGGTGCGGAACTGGTATCCACCTTCGCGCTTGCCTGCGAACTGCAGGCCGACTGGAAGAGCCCGACCGCCAACGCGATGCTCGAGCCCTTCGTCCAGAACCTCTCGGAATACGGTTTCGTACTCCAGAATTTCTGGAACAACGCCAATGGCCACACCGTCTCCGACCCGTTCGGAATGGTGAAGTAA
- a CDS encoding glutathione S-transferase family protein translates to MLVEGKWVENWQPVQAKDEKGGFVRQISGFRSWVTPDGSAGPTGEVGFKAEAGRYHLYVALICPWASRTLIARKLKGLEDVVSVSVVEPALTDQGWRFGDYPGSSRDDVNGATYLHELYTRADPHYTGRATVPVLWDRKRATIVSNESAEIVRMFNSGFGDLATDAFELYPEHLRAAIDGLNDRIYPSLNNGVYRAGFATTQIAYEEAFAEVFGMLDELETRLERTGPFLFGDAFTEADIRLFVTLVRFDAAYHGLFKCNLRRIADYDRLSAYLARVLAVPGIRETVNIDHIKRGYYSIKALNPTGIVPLGPDLPGLAPVNLSPREAVLSKEVRS, encoded by the coding sequence ATGCTTGTCGAAGGAAAATGGGTCGAGAATTGGCAGCCGGTACAGGCCAAGGATGAAAAGGGCGGCTTTGTCCGCCAGATCTCCGGCTTTCGCAGCTGGGTGACGCCCGACGGCAGCGCCGGGCCGACCGGCGAGGTGGGCTTCAAGGCCGAAGCCGGGCGCTACCACCTCTACGTCGCGCTGATTTGCCCCTGGGCATCGCGGACGCTGATCGCTCGCAAGCTCAAGGGCCTTGAGGATGTCGTCTCGGTCTCTGTCGTCGAGCCGGCACTGACCGATCAGGGCTGGCGTTTCGGGGACTATCCCGGTTCATCCCGTGACGACGTCAACGGCGCCACATACCTGCACGAACTCTACACGCGCGCCGATCCGCACTACACCGGCCGCGCTACCGTGCCCGTCCTGTGGGACAGGAAGCGCGCAACGATCGTCAGCAACGAATCCGCCGAGATCGTGCGCATGTTCAACTCCGGCTTCGGGGACCTGGCGACGGACGCGTTCGAGCTCTATCCCGAGCATCTGCGCGCTGCCATCGACGGGCTGAACGATCGCATCTATCCGAGCCTCAACAACGGCGTCTACCGCGCCGGTTTCGCGACGACACAGATCGCCTACGAGGAAGCCTTCGCCGAGGTGTTCGGCATGCTCGACGAGCTCGAAACCCGGCTGGAGCGAACCGGCCCCTTCCTGTTCGGCGACGCGTTTACGGAAGCTGATATCCGTCTTTTCGTGACGCTGGTGCGCTTCGATGCGGCCTATCATGGCCTGTTCAAATGCAACCTGCGCCGCATTGCCGACTATGATCGGTTAAGCGCCTATCTCGCCCGCGTTCTCGCTGTTCCCGGCATCCGAGAGACCGTCAATATCGATCATATCAAGCGCGGCTACTATTCGATCAAGGCACTTAACCCGACCGGCATCGTCCCGCTTGGTCCCGATCTTCCGGGGCTGGCTCCCGTCAACCTGTCTCCGCGTGAAGCGGTTCTTTCAAAGGAAGTCCGCTCATGA